Proteins from a single region of Runella sp. SP2:
- a CDS encoding NAD(P)/FAD-dependent oxidoreductase, with protein MTPNLPKTELKRVVIVGAGFGGLVLARKLSQRSDVQIVLVDKNNYHQFQPLFYQVAMAGLEPSSISFPLRKVFQSKKNVHIRVTDVKHINTETNVIETGLGMIEYDYLVLATGADTNFFGMKNIIENAMPMKSVSEALAIRNRMLQNFEDALSTQSLEERLGLMNVVIVGGGPTGVEIAGTLAEMKRHILPKDYPELNFDSMQIYLYESSPAVLEVMSKEASVKAKEYLTDLGVNLRLGMRITDFDGKYAYTNTGDRLRTNNLIWAAGVKANGIDGIPTEAYGRGGRIKVNRFNQVEGFKNIFALGDLALMTEEKYPNGHPQLAQPAMQQGELLAKNFGRLLKGQEMQPFTYKDLGSMATVGRNLAVVDLPFWKFQGFFAWVTWMFVHLISIVGVKNRLLIFINWLWNYVTYDQSLRLIIKPKIPKEREEVPAKETV; from the coding sequence ATGACTCCCAATCTTCCCAAAACCGAACTCAAACGCGTCGTGATTGTTGGCGCGGGTTTCGGTGGGCTTGTGCTTGCCCGCAAGCTTTCGCAACGTTCAGATGTTCAAATAGTTCTTGTCGATAAAAACAACTACCACCAGTTCCAGCCCTTGTTTTATCAGGTGGCTATGGCAGGTTTGGAACCTAGTTCTATTTCGTTTCCGCTCAGGAAAGTGTTTCAGTCCAAAAAGAATGTGCACATTCGTGTGACGGACGTGAAGCACATCAATACCGAAACCAACGTCATTGAAACGGGTTTGGGAATGATTGAGTACGATTATTTGGTGCTGGCAACGGGGGCCGATACCAATTTCTTTGGCATGAAAAATATCATCGAAAATGCCATGCCGATGAAATCGGTGAGCGAGGCGTTGGCGATTCGGAATCGGATGTTGCAAAACTTTGAAGATGCGCTCAGTACGCAATCGCTCGAAGAACGGCTAGGATTGATGAACGTGGTGATTGTTGGTGGAGGTCCGACGGGCGTGGAAATTGCGGGGACATTGGCCGAAATGAAACGGCATATTTTGCCAAAAGACTATCCCGAATTGAACTTTGACTCGATGCAGATTTATCTCTATGAATCATCGCCTGCGGTGCTGGAGGTCATGTCAAAAGAAGCGTCGGTCAAAGCCAAAGAGTACCTTACTGACTTGGGGGTTAACCTGCGTCTTGGAATGCGTATTACTGATTTTGACGGAAAATATGCGTACACCAACACGGGCGACCGCCTGCGTACCAACAACTTGATTTGGGCTGCAGGGGTAAAAGCCAACGGCATCGACGGCATTCCGACGGAAGCCTACGGACGCGGTGGGCGCATCAAAGTCAACCGTTTTAACCAAGTTGAAGGTTTTAAAAATATCTTTGCCTTAGGTGATTTGGCGTTGATGACCGAAGAAAAATACCCCAATGGCCACCCGCAGTTGGCACAACCTGCCATGCAACAAGGCGAATTGTTGGCCAAAAATTTCGGTCGATTACTAAAAGGCCAAGAAATGCAGCCTTTTACGTACAAAGACTTAGGTTCGATGGCGACGGTCGGACGTAACTTGGCCGTGGTGGACTTGCCGTTCTGGAAGTTTCAGGGCTTTTTTGCCTGGGTAACCTGGATGTTTGTGCACCTGATTTCGATTGTAGGGGTAAAAAACCGACTTTTGATTTTTATCAACTGGCTCTGGAATTATGTCACTTACGACCAATCGTTGCGCCTGATTATCAAGCCCAAAATACCCAAAGAACGAGAAGAGGTTCCCGCAAAGGAAACGGTGTAA
- a CDS encoding Spy/CpxP family protein refolding chaperone — MKKLLFVAIVSLLTHAAVAQDGGNQKIENAKIGLITNRLNLSTEQSQQFWPIYNDFDGKKKEIRKQMRRLIVETNTLTTPDEKILANIKESLNLQQKEVDLEKEYVAKFLKVINVRQLAELYKAEQMFTQMLLQRLNRNPRSGKE, encoded by the coding sequence ATGAAAAAGTTACTGTTTGTCGCCATCGTTTCCCTTCTCACCCACGCCGCTGTGGCGCAGGATGGAGGAAACCAAAAAATAGAAAACGCCAAAATTGGGCTTATCACCAATCGCCTCAATTTATCTACCGAACAATCTCAGCAGTTTTGGCCTATTTACAACGATTTTGACGGGAAGAAAAAAGAGATTCGCAAACAAATGCGTCGCCTCATTGTCGAAACCAATACCTTGACAACACCCGATGAAAAAATCCTGGCCAATATCAAAGAATCGCTGAATTTGCAGCAAAAAGAAGTTGATTTGGAGAAAGAATACGTCGCTAAATTTCTCAAAGTTATCAACGTCAGGCAGTTAGCAGAGCTTTATAAAGCAGAACAGATGTTCACGCAAATGCTTTTACAACGCCTAAACCGCAACCCACGTTCGGGAAAAGAGTAA
- a CDS encoding 5-(carboxyamino)imidazole ribonucleotide synthase has product MFDTSKKVGVLGGGQLGLMLLQAAIDWNLNVKIIDAADAPCAPIAPEFVEGSLQDYEAVYRFGQDVDVLTIEIEKVNVDALEALEREGKKVFPQPHLIRLIQDKRTQKQFYREHGLPTADFILTDNRADVANYVDFLPAFHKLGRDGYDGKGVQRIATPADFDKAFDAPGLLEKAVDFEKELAVIVARNEKGEMATFPTVEMVFHPEANLVEYLFAPAEISAEVEQQAESLAKKTAEALGIVGLLAVEMFLTKDGQVLINEVAPRPHNSGHHTIRANVTSQFEQHWRAILNLPLGDTTAYTPAAMVNLLGEEGHTGPAHYEGMDEVLATHGVFPFLYGKKITKPFRKMGHITVTDSSLEKLKTKAEWVKGALKVVTK; this is encoded by the coding sequence GTGTTTGATACTAGCAAAAAAGTCGGCGTATTGGGAGGTGGGCAGCTTGGGCTTATGTTGTTGCAAGCCGCCATTGATTGGAACCTAAACGTAAAAATCATTGATGCCGCCGATGCGCCCTGTGCCCCCATCGCCCCTGAATTTGTAGAAGGCTCGCTGCAAGACTACGAGGCAGTGTATCGCTTTGGTCAGGATGTGGATGTATTGACCATCGAAATTGAAAAGGTAAATGTGGACGCGCTCGAAGCCCTTGAAAGAGAAGGAAAGAAGGTGTTTCCGCAGCCGCATCTGATTCGCTTGATTCAGGATAAGCGTACCCAAAAGCAGTTTTATCGTGAGCACGGTTTGCCAACCGCCGATTTTATCCTCACGGACAATCGGGCTGACGTAGCCAATTACGTCGATTTTCTGCCTGCTTTCCACAAATTAGGTCGCGATGGCTACGATGGTAAAGGTGTTCAACGCATTGCCACGCCCGCCGATTTTGACAAAGCTTTTGATGCCCCTGGGCTGTTGGAAAAAGCCGTGGATTTTGAGAAAGAATTGGCCGTGATTGTAGCGCGTAACGAAAAAGGTGAAATGGCCACTTTCCCAACGGTAGAAATGGTTTTTCACCCCGAAGCGAATTTAGTGGAGTATTTGTTTGCACCTGCCGAAATCTCAGCCGAGGTAGAACAACAAGCCGAAAGCCTCGCCAAAAAAACGGCCGAAGCGCTGGGCATTGTGGGATTGTTGGCCGTTGAAATGTTTTTGACCAAAGACGGTCAAGTACTTATCAATGAAGTAGCGCCGCGCCCGCACAACAGCGGTCACCACACAATTCGGGCCAATGTAACTTCGCAGTTTGAACAACATTGGCGGGCGATTCTGAATTTGCCTTTGGGAGATACCACGGCCTATACACCTGCGGCGATGGTCAACTTGCTGGGAGAGGAGGGACATACGGGGCCTGCTCATTACGAAGGCATGGACGAGGTGTTGGCCACGCACGGTGTTTTCCCGTTTTTGTACGGCAAAAAAATCACGAAACCTTTCCGCAAAATGGGACACATCACCGTGACAGACAGTAGCCTAGAAAAGCTAAAAACAAAAGCGGAGTGGGTAAAAGGAGCTTTAAAAGTAGTAACAAAATAA
- a CDS encoding prohibitin family protein: MFLIVIGAIVLIAGFAINTPALALAKFSRPVKTVGVIVMVVGFLTACIKQIDAGTVGVQSLFGKVSDGVLTSGLNFVNPLVDVESIDVKTQNYTMSAVRDEGDKEGDDAIRVLTSDGLEVIVDLTVLYRVIPTEAPKILREIGPNYQDKIVRPVTRTRIRDNAVNYEAVALYSNKRQQFQDKIFQQIEKDFKVRGLFLESLLIRNINLPESVKKTIESKINAEQESQKMQFVLSKEKQEAERKRVEAQGIADYQKIISESLTDRQLQYEQIKAQKELATSPNAKVVIMGGGKGVPVILGNQ; the protein is encoded by the coding sequence ATGTTTCTGATAGTTATTGGTGCCATTGTTCTGATAGCAGGCTTTGCTATCAACACCCCTGCGTTGGCCTTAGCCAAATTTTCGCGTCCTGTTAAAACAGTAGGTGTTATTGTGATGGTTGTTGGTTTTCTTACGGCTTGTATCAAACAAATTGACGCAGGTACGGTAGGCGTTCAATCTCTTTTTGGGAAAGTAAGTGATGGTGTTTTGACTAGTGGGCTAAACTTCGTCAATCCATTGGTGGACGTGGAGTCTATCGACGTTAAAACCCAAAACTATACGATGTCGGCAGTGAGGGACGAGGGAGATAAAGAAGGCGACGATGCCATTCGAGTGTTGACTTCGGATGGGTTGGAAGTGATTGTGGATTTGACGGTACTTTATCGCGTGATTCCGACCGAAGCACCTAAGATTTTGCGAGAAATTGGGCCTAATTACCAAGACAAGATTGTGCGCCCTGTCACTCGTACGCGGATTCGTGACAATGCCGTCAACTACGAAGCCGTGGCCTTGTATTCTAACAAGCGTCAGCAGTTTCAAGACAAAATTTTTCAACAAATTGAGAAAGATTTCAAAGTGCGGGGGTTGTTTTTGGAGAGTTTGCTAATTCGAAATATTAACTTGCCTGAATCGGTCAAAAAGACAATTGAGTCAAAAATTAATGCTGAGCAAGAATCCCAAAAAATGCAATTTGTGTTGAGCAAAGAAAAACAAGAAGCCGAACGTAAGCGGGTAGAAGCCCAGGGGATTGCCGATTATCAAAAAATTATTTCAGAAAGCCTCACCGACCGTCAGTTGCAGTACGAACAAATCAAAGCGCAAAAAGAACTTGCGACTTCGCCCAACGCCAAAGTGGTTATCATGGGAGGAGGTAAAGGAGTACCCGTGATTTTGGGGAATCAATAA
- a CDS encoding alpha-L-rhamnosidase N-terminal domain-containing protein codes for MIDFTTSRRTFLKNSSVSSLSLWLAPNAPETSAPSSLPVSLQPFLAPSPTLALDLSPAKWIWYPMQRCLPNTVVLFRKELNLPSKPRTAKGYIIGDSRYLFFANGQRIQFGPAPADPRWSEADPIDLTNHLNAGTNVLGAQVLFYGHGDGTWPVGKPGFLFKIDIEFANGNTLQVISDGTWQTLIARSWPPGHYKRWYLRAFQEEFDARLYPHKWYTAEYVPFEEWLLAQELNNPANKPPINSTFNEYTLDISGRVETSQLRSRSIPLLKENLLSVAKLAESMTIRWKRSPQEYFEFGTPDAYVVQRLPCVVSSTPQSWTINVDKDRGAILTFELKEQVVGFPYFTIDAPSGTIIELMVQEAHLVGGEPLLNTKFNSWTRFICRTGTNRFETFDVESLRWLQLHIHGSEGQAIVSNVGVRRRQYPWPNPAQVQCNDAKIQKVLEAAINTLHNSCQETIVDGMARERQQYSGDCGHQIHSLQNTFGDRLLHARFINTYSQGLTLDGYFLDAWPAFDRLARVMERQVGLTPWGPLLDHGVGFNFDCWYYYLYTGDKLALTEVMPRLVKFFNYLLKLRASNGLLPVENLGVPTVWIDHDAYKKQRHKQCAFNLYTAAMMQKAFAPLCEAMGMNDLANKARAVGNEIQTATVKLFWSSARGMFINNLPWVAEEKEERICDRSLATAILYDQCPEGITKFCVKALATPPANLGISYPANANWRYWALAKAGNVQPIIDDFRSRWYGMESVVENNTLAEWWHVRHDSTQQWSHCPVAPLFVTYMGLAGIQPLSPAFKKAQIRPQLGDLDQLSLINYTAQGAILFSAMGKLGNRTFEISLPQGCEAELVVPAAEELKSLPTIGQPANGLRKYRLTSGRTHTFILKTI; via the coding sequence ATGATAGATTTTACTACATCCCGCCGTACGTTTCTGAAAAACTCGTCAGTTAGTAGCCTTTCTTTATGGTTAGCTCCGAACGCTCCAGAAACCTCTGCGCCCTCCTCTTTGCCAGTCTCCCTACAACCCTTTCTTGCCCCCTCACCTACCCTTGCCCTTGATTTAAGCCCCGCCAAATGGATTTGGTACCCAATGCAGCGGTGCTTGCCCAATACCGTAGTGCTTTTCAGAAAAGAGTTGAATTTACCTTCTAAGCCCCGAACCGCAAAAGGGTATATCATTGGCGATAGTCGGTATCTATTTTTTGCCAATGGGCAACGCATTCAGTTCGGACCCGCCCCCGCCGACCCTCGTTGGTCAGAAGCTGACCCAATTGACCTCACCAACCACCTGAACGCAGGAACCAACGTTTTGGGCGCGCAGGTGTTGTTTTATGGGCACGGTGATGGAACCTGGCCCGTGGGAAAACCTGGATTTCTTTTTAAAATTGATATTGAATTTGCCAACGGAAATACCCTCCAAGTAATTTCTGATGGAACTTGGCAAACCCTCATTGCGCGCAGTTGGCCACCTGGGCACTACAAACGCTGGTATTTGCGGGCTTTTCAAGAGGAATTTGACGCGCGCCTTTATCCTCACAAATGGTACACCGCCGAATATGTCCCGTTTGAAGAATGGCTTTTGGCGCAAGAACTTAACAACCCCGCCAACAAACCACCCATCAACAGTACCTTCAACGAATATACCTTAGACATCAGTGGCCGCGTGGAAACTTCGCAACTACGCAGCCGAAGTATTCCGCTGCTCAAGGAAAACCTTCTTTCGGTCGCCAAACTGGCTGAGTCGATGACTATTCGGTGGAAACGAAGTCCCCAAGAATATTTTGAATTTGGTACTCCCGATGCTTACGTTGTGCAACGCCTCCCTTGTGTGGTGAGTAGTACCCCGCAGAGCTGGACCATCAATGTGGACAAAGACCGTGGAGCCATTTTGACGTTTGAGTTGAAAGAGCAAGTCGTTGGTTTTCCTTATTTTACGATTGACGCCCCCAGCGGGACAATTATCGAACTCATGGTACAAGAAGCGCACCTTGTAGGAGGCGAGCCATTGTTGAATACTAAGTTTAATTCGTGGACTCGCTTCATTTGCCGCACGGGTACCAATCGCTTCGAAACGTTTGACGTTGAATCATTGCGGTGGTTACAGCTTCACATTCACGGAAGCGAGGGACAAGCCATTGTGAGCAATGTGGGCGTTCGTCGTCGGCAGTATCCTTGGCCTAATCCCGCCCAAGTTCAGTGCAACGATGCGAAAATTCAAAAAGTACTCGAAGCTGCGATTAACACCTTGCATAACTCATGTCAAGAAACGATTGTCGATGGGATGGCGCGCGAGCGTCAGCAATACAGCGGCGATTGTGGCCACCAAATCCACAGCCTTCAAAACACCTTTGGCGACCGACTTTTACACGCTCGTTTTATCAATACCTACAGTCAAGGTCTAACCCTCGACGGCTATTTTCTGGACGCTTGGCCTGCTTTTGACCGACTCGCACGTGTCATGGAGCGGCAGGTAGGGCTAACCCCGTGGGGACCTTTGCTCGACCACGGCGTGGGTTTTAATTTCGATTGTTGGTATTATTACCTTTATACGGGCGACAAACTCGCACTGACCGAAGTGATGCCTCGGTTGGTCAAATTTTTTAATTATCTCCTCAAACTTCGTGCTTCCAACGGACTCCTTCCCGTGGAGAATTTGGGGGTGCCTACCGTTTGGATAGATCATGATGCCTACAAAAAACAACGACATAAGCAGTGCGCATTCAATCTCTACACGGCAGCTATGATGCAAAAGGCTTTCGCTCCGCTTTGCGAAGCTATGGGAATGAACGACCTAGCCAACAAAGCCCGCGCTGTTGGAAACGAAATTCAAACCGCGACTGTAAAGCTGTTTTGGAGTTCGGCCAGAGGAATGTTTATCAATAATTTACCTTGGGTAGCCGAAGAAAAAGAAGAACGTATTTGCGACCGTTCTTTAGCTACGGCCATTTTATACGATCAATGCCCCGAGGGAATCACCAAATTTTGTGTAAAAGCGCTTGCAACTCCTCCTGCCAACTTAGGCATCTCCTACCCCGCCAATGCCAATTGGCGCTACTGGGCACTGGCAAAAGCAGGAAATGTCCAGCCTATTATCGACGACTTCCGTTCGCGTTGGTACGGAATGGAATCCGTGGTTGAAAACAATACGTTGGCAGAATGGTGGCACGTTCGACACGACTCAACCCAGCAGTGGAGCCATTGCCCCGTAGCGCCCCTTTTTGTCACCTACATGGGGCTGGCAGGCATTCAGCCGCTCAGTCCAGCGTTTAAAAAAGCTCAAATAAGACCTCAATTGGGTGATTTAGACCAACTTTCGCTTATTAACTACACCGCCCAAGGTGCTATTTTATTCAGTGCAATGGGAAAACTTGGCAACCGAACCTTCGAAATTTCACTTCCGCAAGGATGCGAAGCCGAGCTTGTAGTACCTGCGGCAGAGGAGCTAAAAAGCCTGCCTACCATTGGGCAACCTGCCAATGGCCTTCGGAAATATCGTTTAACTTCGGGTCGTACCCACACATTTATTCTCAAAACCATCTAA
- a CDS encoding transketolase family protein has product MKKYTFTEKKDTRSGFGAGMQVLGQTNPNVVALCADLVGSLKLDAFIKENPERFIQCGISEANMIGMAAGLTIGGKIPFATTFANFATSRVYDQVRQSVAYSHKNVKICASHAGLTLGEDGATHQILEDLGMMKMLPGMTVINPCDYNQTKAATIAIAEHDGPVYLRFGRPVIPVFTDADQKFEIGKAWMVNEGTDVSIFATGHLVWEAIQAGEMLEAEGINAEIINIHTIKPLDEKAILASVKKTGCAVSAEEHQVAGGLGDSIAQVLIQKHLAPLEYVGVKDSFGESGTPAQLMEKYGLSAKAIVEAAKRAIARKK; this is encoded by the coding sequence ATGAAAAAATACACGTTCACAGAAAAAAAAGACACTCGTAGCGGTTTCGGTGCGGGTATGCAAGTTTTAGGTCAGACCAACCCGAACGTCGTTGCGCTTTGCGCCGACCTTGTGGGCTCGTTGAAACTTGATGCGTTTATCAAAGAAAATCCAGAGCGCTTTATTCAGTGCGGGATTTCGGAAGCCAACATGATTGGAATGGCCGCAGGGCTTACCATCGGGGGTAAAATTCCGTTTGCGACTACTTTCGCCAACTTCGCTACTAGTCGTGTGTACGACCAAGTACGCCAAAGCGTAGCGTATTCGCACAAAAACGTTAAAATCTGCGCTTCGCACGCGGGTCTTACGTTGGGCGAAGACGGGGCTACGCACCAAATATTGGAAGACTTGGGAATGATGAAAATGCTTCCTGGCATGACCGTTATCAACCCATGCGACTACAACCAAACCAAAGCCGCTACCATCGCCATTGCTGAGCACGACGGCCCAGTTTATTTGCGTTTTGGTCGTCCAGTGATTCCAGTTTTTACCGATGCTGACCAAAAATTTGAAATCGGAAAAGCATGGATGGTCAACGAAGGAACTGACGTAAGTATCTTTGCTACAGGCCATTTGGTATGGGAGGCGATTCAGGCGGGTGAAATGCTCGAAGCAGAAGGCATCAACGCAGAAATCATCAACATTCATACGATTAAACCTTTGGACGAAAAAGCCATCTTAGCTTCGGTAAAGAAAACGGGTTGTGCTGTTTCGGCCGAAGAACACCAAGTAGCGGGTGGCTTAGGCGATAGTATCGCACAGGTATTGATTCAGAAACACCTTGCTCCGTTGGAATACGTAGGAGTAAAAGATTCGTTTGGCGAAAGCGGTACACCTGCTCAATTGATGGAAAAATACGGTCTTTCGGCCAAAGCCATCGTAGAAGCCGCCAAACGTGCTATTGCTAGAAAGAAATAA
- a CDS encoding RNA polymerase sigma factor produces the protein MTDQTIIEKFANPESRNFAFNQLVRKYQQKMYWHIRKMVIDHDDADDLTQETFIKAWQSLENFRGDSQLYTWLYRIATNECLNFLNKKRRRFFLSINDVEGELLEKLETAAGHSDYPIAGDEIQLKLQKAVLTLPEKQRLVFNMKYFDDLTYEDISEITKTSVGALKASYHHAVAKIEKILNGED, from the coding sequence ATGACTGACCAAACCATTATTGAGAAATTTGCCAATCCTGAAAGCCGTAATTTCGCTTTCAATCAACTGGTTCGAAAGTACCAGCAGAAAATGTATTGGCACATTCGCAAAATGGTGATTGACCACGACGACGCTGACGATTTGACACAAGAAACCTTCATAAAAGCCTGGCAGTCGCTCGAAAATTTTCGCGGCGACTCCCAGCTTTACACGTGGCTTTACCGCATTGCTACCAACGAGTGTCTCAATTTTTTAAACAAAAAACGTCGTCGCTTTTTTCTTTCTATCAACGACGTTGAGGGTGAACTACTCGAAAAATTAGAAACCGCAGCAGGACATTCCGACTACCCCATCGCTGGCGATGAAATACAGCTAAAACTGCAAAAAGCTGTACTTACGCTGCCCGAAAAACAGCGTTTGGTTTTCAACATGAAGTATTTTGATGACCTTACCTACGAGGATATTTCGGAAATTACGAAAACCTCCGTGGGCGCATTGAAGGCGAGTTATCACCACGCGGTGGCAAAAATTGAGAAGATTTTAAACGGGGAAGATTAA
- a CDS encoding transketolase: protein MTELQSIASQVRRDILRMVHGCQSGHPGGSLGCADLLVALYFQQMKINNRKGKGGYLSFNMDGKGEDLFFLSNGHISPVFYSVLARRGYFDVSELATFRKLSSRLQGHPTTHEHLPGVRVASGSLGQGLSVAIGAALSKKLNGDKTLVYCLMGDGEQQEGQIWEAVQFAPNNNVDNLVAFVDVNGQQIDGSTKKVNDNRDLGAKYKAFGWRVLHVDGNNMDELTTLLRKIKRLVGKGQPIAVMMKTEMGQGVDFMMHSHKWHGVAPNDAQLEQALSQLEETLGDY, encoded by the coding sequence ATGACTGAGCTACAAAGCATTGCTTCGCAAGTAAGACGCGATATTTTACGAATGGTTCACGGCTGTCAATCGGGCCACCCTGGCGGGTCTTTGGGCTGTGCCGATTTGTTAGTGGCCTTGTATTTTCAACAAATGAAAATCAATAACCGCAAAGGCAAAGGCGGGTACTTGTCGTTTAACATGGACGGCAAAGGAGAGGATCTTTTCTTCTTGTCAAACGGTCACATTTCCCCTGTTTTTTACAGCGTGTTGGCCCGTCGTGGGTATTTTGATGTAAGTGAGCTTGCTACTTTCCGTAAACTTAGTTCACGTTTGCAAGGTCACCCTACTACGCACGAGCACCTTCCAGGCGTTCGCGTGGCGTCGGGTTCGTTGGGACAAGGGCTTTCGGTAGCTATCGGAGCGGCACTTTCTAAGAAATTGAACGGTGATAAAACACTCGTTTATTGCTTGATGGGCGACGGTGAGCAACAGGAAGGACAAATTTGGGAAGCCGTTCAGTTTGCACCGAACAACAACGTGGACAACCTCGTGGCGTTTGTTGATGTAAACGGTCAGCAAATCGACGGTTCTACGAAGAAAGTAAACGACAACCGCGATTTGGGAGCTAAATACAAAGCCTTTGGCTGGAGAGTATTGCACGTTGATGGCAACAACATGGACGAACTCACGACGCTTCTCCGCAAAATCAAGCGTTTGGTAGGCAAGGGCCAACCCATCGCCGTGATGATGAAAACCGAAATGGGTCAAGGTGTTGACTTTATGATGCACTCGCACAAGTGGCACGGTGTAGCCCCTAACGACGCACAATTGGAACAAGCTCTTTCACAATTAGAAGAAACTTTGGGAGATTACTAG
- the bcp gene encoding thioredoxin-dependent thiol peroxidase encodes MALQVGDKAPSFEAKDQDGNTIKLSDFQGKKIVIYFYPKDSTPACTAQACSLRDNYDALLHKGFAVLGVSVDDEKSHKKFANKYSLPFPLLADPEHTIVEAYGVWGEKMLYGRKYMGTIRTTFIIDEAGVIQEVISKVDTKNHAGQVLGGN; translated from the coding sequence ATGGCACTTCAAGTTGGTGACAAAGCGCCCTCGTTTGAGGCCAAAGACCAAGACGGCAACACCATAAAACTATCTGATTTTCAAGGCAAAAAGATTGTCATTTATTTTTATCCCAAAGATAGCACCCCCGCTTGTACCGCCCAAGCTTGCAGCCTGCGCGACAACTATGATGCCTTGCTTCACAAAGGCTTTGCAGTGCTGGGTGTGAGTGTCGATGACGAAAAATCACACAAAAAGTTTGCTAACAAGTATAGTTTGCCCTTCCCCCTCCTTGCTGACCCTGAGCATACAATCGTTGAAGCTTACGGAGTTTGGGGCGAAAAGATGTTGTACGGACGAAAGTACATGGGTACAATTCGTACTACCTTTATCATTGATGAAGCGGGTGTTATCCAAGAAGTGATTTCGAAAGTGGATACCAAAAACCATGCAGGACAAGTGTTAGGCGGCAACTAA
- the nadA gene encoding quinolinate synthase NadA, which yields MEILEQVKKYGYVRETAAPDLDLVAEINRLRKEKNAVILAHYYVDGAIQDLADYIGDSLGLSQQAASTPADMIVFCGVHFMGETAKILSPEKKVVIPDLNAGCSLADSAPADKFAAFKAQYPDHLVLSYINCSAEIKALSDIIVTSSNAVKIVEQLPKDQKIIFAPDANLGRYVSKKTGRDMVLWDGACIVHVDISEAKLKALREKYPNALLVAHPECKDNILLQADFVGSTTAILKFVSESAHDEFIVATEAGILHKMKQAAAGTGKKIIPAPATENNTCACSECPYMKMNTVEKLYNALLYEQPEINVPEDIRLKAYQSVDRMLEMSKNL from the coding sequence ATGGAAATTCTCGAACAAGTAAAAAAATACGGATACGTGCGCGAAACCGCCGCACCTGACCTTGATTTGGTCGCTGAAATCAATCGACTTCGCAAAGAAAAAAACGCCGTTATCTTGGCGCACTACTACGTGGACGGAGCGATTCAGGACTTAGCTGACTACATCGGCGATAGCCTCGGGTTGTCGCAACAAGCCGCAAGTACGCCTGCCGACATGATTGTGTTTTGTGGCGTGCATTTTATGGGAGAAACGGCCAAAATCCTTAGCCCAGAGAAAAAAGTTGTCATTCCTGATTTGAACGCGGGCTGCTCGCTGGCCGATTCGGCTCCTGCCGATAAGTTTGCGGCCTTCAAAGCCCAATACCCCGACCACTTGGTGCTATCCTACATCAACTGCTCGGCCGAAATCAAGGCGTTGTCGGACATCATCGTGACGTCGTCGAACGCCGTAAAGATTGTGGAACAGTTGCCCAAAGACCAAAAAATTATCTTTGCTCCTGACGCCAACTTAGGGCGCTACGTTTCGAAAAAAACGGGTCGTGACATGGTGCTTTGGGACGGGGCGTGCATCGTTCACGTGGATATTTCGGAAGCAAAACTGAAAGCCCTTCGCGAAAAATACCCCAACGCGCTTTTAGTAGCTCACCCCGAATGTAAGGACAATATCTTGCTTCAAGCCGACTTTGTGGGCTCAACAACTGCCATTTTGAAGTTTGTAAGTGAAAGCGCCCACGACGAGTTTATCGTGGCCACCGAAGCAGGGATTTTGCACAAAATGAAACAAGCGGCAGCGGGAACGGGCAAAAAAATTATTCCTGCCCCCGCTACCGAAAACAACACCTGCGCGTGCAGCGAGTGTCCGTACATGAAGATGAACACGGTGGAGAAACTCTACAACGCACTTTTGTACGAACAACCCGAGATCAACGTCCCCGAAGACATTCGCCTAAAAGCCTACCAATCGGTAGATAGAATGTTGGAGATGAGTAAAAATCTCTAG